The Ovis aries strain OAR_USU_Benz2616 breed Rambouillet chromosome 2, ARS-UI_Ramb_v3.0, whole genome shotgun sequence nucleotide sequence aaaggcaatgacaaagaatgttcaaactactgttcAAATGTGCTTGTTTtgcatgctagcaagataatgctcaaaatccttcaagcagccatgaaattaaaagacacttactccttggaagaaaagttatgaccaacctagatagcatattcaaaagcagagacattactttgccaactaaggtctgtctagtcaaggctatggttttcccagtactcatgtatggatgtgagtgttggactgtgaagaaggctgagcgccgaagaagtgatgcttttgaactgtggtgctggagaagactcttgagagtcccttggactgcaaggagatccaaccagtccattctgaaggagatcaaccctgggatttctttggaaggaatgatgctaaagctgaagctccagtactttagccacctcatgtgaagagttgactcattggaaaagactttgatgctgggagggattgggggcaggaggagagggggacgaccgaggatgagatggctggatggcatcactgactcaatggatgtgagtctgagtgaactccgggagttggtgatggacagggaggcctggcgtgctgcgattcatggggtcacaaagagtcggacatgactgagcgactgaactgaacacttcaacagtacgtgaaatTGGTACATGAATATTGGCAAATCTCATTCTGTCTTTGACTTTCACAGCCAAATTTAATATAATCCTACTTTCCCTACTTTTTGGGCATTCCACAACAagcaaatagaaacaaaatcaaaTCACAAATAAAGGAGCATGGGATGAGTATAAGTGTAGTGAGATTTGTGCTGCTTCATtgctcttcttcagttcagttcagtagctcagttgtgtccgactctttgcgactccatgaattgcagcacgccaggcctccctgtccatcaccaactcccagagttcactcagactcacgtccattgagtcagtgatgccatccagccatctcattcttctTAACAGCCAACTATTATTAAATGTTGTCTATGTATGAGAATTGTGTAAGCCTTTTATATGAATTAACTCACCAAATCCTCCTAACTGCCCTGTGGGCCTGGTACTGTTAttgtctccatttcacagatgagaatgaTACAGAGATCAAACAACTTCTAGAGGGTCATGCAGCTAATGGGCTGTGGCAAAACTGGTGTTGATTTGAGCAGCTGTGTGACTCGGGAGCCATGCTGTTAAACCACTATGTGACTATTTGAAAACTATTGAAAATgaatcaactgctgctgctgtagAATCATAAATTATCTTTAAGTATAAAGGAGAGACTATCTTCTGTGGAATCCCTTCAACAGATCCTGTTTTTTTAGTCAGCCTGATGATTTCTACAGGGAAGCACAAAGAATGGGCTAGAATTGAATATATGATTCTTGAGGAAAAACAGACACCATCAGTATGGCAGAAAACGGTGGAAGGTGAGGTACAGCCAAAACTAGAGAAGCGTTTATGCGTGGAGTCCAAAAGATCTAGTGTGGTTCCAAGAGGGCAACTGGTGTTTATTGagtctttcctgtctgagctgtCTTGATATTAATCGtttctattattctttttcttcccttccttagACACATTTAATCAAGTCAGGCACCAAAATGTTAACACTCCTTCCTGGAGAGAGAAAAGCTAAAATTTCTTTTACTCAAAGAAGCTGTCCATCTGCAGGCACTCGGCAGACCAGCATTGCTTCCTTCCTCACCTTGCAGCCAGGTATGGTGAGCACCCTGAAAGCCATCAGGGTGCAAAAGGGAGGGCACTCATTTTTCCAAGCTGCAACATTTATGAGAAGTGGTGTCACTAGTGCTTTGTGTTAAACTTAGCTGACTTATTAGACGAGTTATAAAGCACAAGAAAACATCGTCTTTTGGAAAGCAATATATACGAGCTTTTACAAACATGCTTTTCTGGTTCTGTTTATCACAGTCTAAAACTAAATACTGGTATTCTTTGACAGAGCAGTGAGGAAAGGTATACTTGAGGATTGGGGGTGCAGAGGGGAGCCATTAGTAAGGTATATGTATTAGTAAGGTATATGTCTTGGATTGGCCACAGTTAGTAGTCTGTATAAGATTAATTGATAATTGCTATGTCTATATGAAGCTTCTCAAATTAATCAAAGTTCAAAGGTGTTTTTTCCTCAGAAAGCTTGGCATAAAGTTGGCTTGTGTCTCATTCCTTGGCAATTCTTTGTTTGCATGTTTCTCTTTGGGGACCAGCTGCCTCAGAGCAGGCTGGGGCTTACACAGCAGGATTCTTGTCAGTGGAAGGGTGCTGGGAAGAGTTCTAATTCTTGGTGCCATTCCCAGGACTGCTTTGCCTAAGCCTTCAAAATGCTTTCTCCCTACcagaaacaaaaacttaaaacGATCTTTTGCTTTAAGCAACGCGTGCAGATTTTTTCAAAACCACTTTCCAATTCAAAATTCTTATATATTCTATATAGTCTATATTGAAATCTTAGAAAAAGTTGAGAacgcttttaaaaaacaatttctgtagtatatttcttggagaaggaaagaaagttatcagctttgtttataattaGATCTTGGCATCATTTGTGGGGGAGTAGGAATTTCATGTTACATTTATCCTTAAGGCAGACAGGATCCATTCCACACCAGATAAAACATACAGGCTGGACACTAATAGTTTTGTCCTTTCTACTGATTGACTTAGCGAATAATTGTATCTTTATTCcattttccatgaaatatttggGGAGCAGGAGACCTACATTCTGTCAGCAGATTTCTGAGCTGGCTGGTTAATGTGATCTGTGAGACTTTACAAAAATGGTATAATATCCAGGAGTAATATTTGGCCAGCATCACTATTCAGAAGAAACTACatgttaaataaaaaacaaaagcaaaactgatCTGCCCTATTGTGTTACACAAACCCATAATATGAAAATGTGAAGAGTAGGCTGTGGTCTGATTATATGCCATGTTTATTAGGTAGGTCAAAGCAAGCACCCATATATTTGAGAAGGGGAATATAAGAGCTGTGTTTTAGACtagagattgaaagcaggaagatcAAAGGTAGTATGGTAGCCAACACTGATTACAGAAAAAGCCACCTGAATCCTACTCAGGTGGAGTTTTCCTGCAGAATAAaatttgttcatctgttttacTAGGAAAGACAAATGGTGCTGACCAGAGGAGTGTTTCATCTCATACAGAAAGTTGGACCAACAAAGAGTCTAAGGAAGACACAGCCCAGATGGAACATCTGACCCAGGGCTTGCGGGATGACTTCATGGCACCCCCTTTAGCCACTTCAACCCCTGCAGACATCCAGGAAGCTAGACTTTCTCCTCAGTCTCTGAAGGCTTCTTGCCACCATGGAATAGGAACCCCATACTTGACTGTGCCGTCTTTGTCCCGGCCTGATACCTCAGTCTGTGCTGGAGAGAGTAAGGCCTCACTGGCCTGCTCCTTCACCCAAGACCTGGAGAGTTCTTGCTTGCTGGACCAAAAAGAGGGAGAGGATTCATCCTGTGAAAGGGAATGGCTTCATGGatctaagaaaaataattatcagaGTGTGGAGAGACACAGTAAAACAACTGGGCACAAGGGCCATCAGCTCTTGGATAAGACTAACTGGGAAAATGTGTCTGCCAAAAGCAACAGGCAGGCCCCTGTCCTTCAAACATACAAGGATTCCCAGCACAGAGCAAACACGAAAGCTGTGAAACAAAGCTCTTGCCCTATTCCTGAGTTTTCCTGGGACAGTGAAAGGAATGACAAGGACCCCTGGAGTCAGCTTTTCACCGAGGATTCTCAGGGCCAGCGGGTCATTGCCCACAACTCTAGAGCTCCTTTCCGAGATGTAACCAATGACCAAAATCAGGGCTATGGGCAGGTTCCTAATAGCCTTTGGGCTCAGTGCCAGGACAGGACCACCCAGTTCAATCTGCAGCCTGATTTGCTCTTTACCCAGGACTCTGAAGGTAATCAAGTTATCAGGCACCAAGCCTAAATGTCTTTGTGAGGGTTTGGGTGTTCGGTGCTAAAAGTACCTAGAAATGACATATAAGAAAACATCTTCAAGGGGTGAATATGTTTGAGTAGGGGAATGgaagatttttgttttagaaaggtCATTCAGGAGAATGATCTTTGGTGGGAGGGAAGCATGGGATGAAGCTGTTGTTATTGAGCATTTTCTTTGTGTCAATAAAGCAGGTGGTACCACTTGCTGACACAGTGTGATTGGCTTCATGTCTTGCcctgaggatgaggtggctggtgAATTCCCTGCATGAGTTGTGGTGAGCACTGAAGGGGCAGGGCAGGTACTCATCCCTCCACTAGAGCCTGCTACGCAGCCTGCACAGAGGGACCTCTTTGCCCTTTTAGATGCTTCTGACTTGGAAGCTGCTGCTTATGGATATGTGTTTTTCTAATCTTTGGCTGTAATTTTACCCATTCAACCTAAGCTTGTCACCATTATTCTTGACTTTTTTGAGTGATGAGGCAATTCTCCCAGACCCAGGCATACAGGGGCAGGGAGGATAGACAGAGAAGTAGAATGATTAAgtagttttgttattttatttttgtggtaaCTTTACAGCATTTTAAGGTTATATATGTTTAAACATCTCCCTGAAAAGGGCTGACTTATAATGATCTAAACGTGACTGTATCATTCTTCTACTACAAGGTGGGAGAGAACTCCCTTTGTAAAACTATGAATCCAAATAAATGACTGTTTACAAAGCTGGCTCTGATGGTAACTAAAACATTACCAATTTCGTTTTTTTGAAAAAGCAATGTTCCGTCACTGCCATGGGTCTGATCTGAACACAAATCCAATCTGATTTGTGTTCTATTCAAGACATCATCCACCGGGCAGCAGTTTCCCATGTTGCAGGTGTGGTATGTAGGAGGCTTAAAAATAAGCCTCTAGGGGCAAGCGTGCAAGttataggatggactggctttAAGAAGTTAAGTGTTTCTAAAGGGAACAAGAAGCTCCCTAGGGAAGAAGCTTCCTCCTATAAAGGCAGGAACCTGTTTACAAAAGCTCATATACCTTGAAATTAATAGGAATTCTATACCTGTGGGGGATACTGGGTGGTCACAACTCAAGAGATGGACACAACCAACGCAGTATCTCTCCAGATCCTTCCTTTAATGTCAGGTAATGCTTCAACCCAAACACAGGATACATactgtaatgaaaaggacctgAGGGCATCTGAGTCATGCATGGTATAGTAAGTACAAACCTTGGCCCCACGCAAAGGAGCAGTCAAGGGCCTGGAAGATTCACCTCTTCATTTCTCTTCCCTGCTGGGCTTAAAGTCCATGGAAGAGAAAGAGCTTTCAATCAGTGGAACCAATGAGGCGTCAGGGCCTTGGAGGGTAGATTTGGCTGTACAgtattacaaaatatatttaagaaaaaaacagccCAGGCCTCCCAGCAGTATCCCAAGCCTCGGCGGGTCCAGTGGCCCAACCTCTACATGTTAAGTGTTAGGGAAGGGGGAGAGAATGATTGCTGGGCATTGGTGTCAGTTCATGATGGAGCAGCATAAGATTTTCCCTGCCCTGTGAACGTGCACATACATTTATagccccctcccctcagccctgcTCTGCTGCAAGGAAGCGGCTGAGAGTGAGTGACAGTTGGGCACAAAGTGTTCGGTGAGACCAGTTACGGGGTCTAGTGCAGTGAAGTCAGTCTTTCATTTAGGACTTACTTTCACACACGAGAAAGGAAAAACCAGAAAGTTGTATCTCACCCTTTAAACTGAGACATTCCAACGTATATAATTACCTCTGTCTCAGCTCAAAACAGTCCGTTAGCTTCTAAGGTTTGAGTATGGAAAACATATGATGCAGCTCTTCTTAGTCCAAGCTCTAGCTTTCAGCAAGACTGTTGCAGATTTTTAACTGATGGGCAGAAACATCTGCGGTGAGGAAGGCAGCTACTGAAGGAATTCCAGGAGCGTGAGACTGAGTTGCAGAGCTGAGTGATATCAGTTCCCTTTTCTACTGATATCTTCTTCCTTCAGAGCAAACTTCCTCCTTAGGACCTCAGAGATAAGAACAGCAGGATCTTCCTCCTTCAGTGAACTCCGGCTCCTAGAAATAGAATAATAGCTTGTTTATTGAgtactttggtttttccagtagtcatgtatggatgtgagagttggactataaagcaagctgagtgccgaagacctgatgcttttgaactgtggtgttggagaagactcttgagagtcccttggactgcaaggagatccaaccagtccatcctaaaggagatcagtcctgagtgttcattggaaggactgatgctgaagctaaaactccaatactttggccacctgatgtga carries:
- the AUNIP gene encoding LOW QUALITY PROTEIN: aurora kinase A- and ninein-interacting protein (The sequence of the model RefSeq protein was modified relative to this genomic sequence to represent the inferred CDS: inserted 1 base in 1 codon), with product MRRRDPEKEEEACGVWLDAAALKRRKAQTHLIKSGTKMLTLLPGERKAKISFTQRSCPSAGTRQTSIASFLTLQPGKTNGADQRSVSSHTESWTNKESKEDTAQMEHLTQGLRDDFMAPPLATSTPADIQEARLSPQSLKASCHHGIGTPYLTVPSLSRPDTSVCAGESKASLACSFTQDLESSCLLDQKEGEDSSCEREWLHGSKKNNYQSVERHSKTTGHKGHQLLDKTNWENVSAKSNRQAPVLQTYKDSQHRANTKAVKQSSCPIPEFSWDSERNDKDPWSQLFTEDSQGQRVIAHNSRAPFRDVTNDQNQGYGQVPNSLWAQCQDRTTQFNLQPDLLFTQDSEVQALAXQQDCCRFLTDGQKHLR